From a single Candidatus Delongbacteria bacterium genomic region:
- a CDS encoding VOC family protein gives MGFGKIVWHDITVNNNEKIRDFYTKIAGWDYDSVDMDGYNDFSMLDKDKNPVSGICKRTGVNKDVPTGWVMYIVVEDLAESLKQVVENGGEIVNLRVSEGNMSGMAFIKDPEGNVCCLYKD, from the coding sequence ATGGGTTTTGGAAAAATAGTGTGGCATGATATAACTGTAAACAACAATGAGAAGATAAGAGATTTTTATACGAAAATTGCAGGTTGGGACTACGATTCTGTTGATATGGATGGATATAATGATTTTAGTATGCTTGATAAAGATAAAAATCCCGTTTCAGGAATTTGCAAGCGAACTGGTGTAAATAAGGATGTTCCGACTGGCTGGGTAATGTATATAGTTGTTGAAGATTTGGCAGAATCACTTAAGCAGGTAGTAGAGAATGGGGGAGAGATAGTTAATCTTAGAGTTTCTGAAGGTAATATGTCTGGAATGGCTTTTATTAAAGATCCTGAAGGGAATGTATGCTGCTTGTATAAGGATTAG
- a CDS encoding outer membrane beta-barrel protein produces MKKILIIASVLMLAIESFAFIGFGVQGGMDLIKVDAFKKDFDILEGVTYSLERDEISNPIEFGVHGQLDLPVIPIGIELGFSMAMADYKWKAPATINGLPLEIPGYDSKDGYYSEEFTYMRASIDATLKYYLIEFPPALNTLGVYLAGGVGINFITPLVSEEVFLQEMSDISEGATSAEIDLEELTKSSTVFGGSFGAGVRIKVPVAPISFNIDYRYVITPENDYKDETNKFSTIKGSLNFYI; encoded by the coding sequence ATGAAAAAAATATTGATTATTGCGTCTGTTCTGATGCTAGCTATTGAATCGTTTGCTTTTATTGGATTTGGAGTTCAGGGTGGTATGGATTTGATTAAAGTTGATGCCTTCAAAAAAGATTTTGATATTCTCGAGGGAGTAACCTATTCTCTGGAGAGAGATGAAATTTCCAATCCAATTGAATTCGGTGTTCATGGTCAATTAGATCTTCCGGTTATTCCAATCGGCATAGAACTTGGTTTTAGCATGGCAATGGCAGACTATAAATGGAAAGCTCCAGCAACAATAAACGGTTTGCCACTAGAGATTCCAGGTTATGATAGTAAAGATGGTTATTATAGTGAAGAGTTTACATATATGAGAGCAAGTATTGACGCTACTCTTAAATATTACCTTATCGAATTCCCTCCGGCGTTAAACACTTTGGGTGTTTACCTAGCTGGTGGTGTTGGTATTAATTTCATAACTCCTCTTGTATCTGAAGAAGTGTTTTTACAAGAAATGTCTGATATATCAGAAGGAGCTACTTCTGCAGAAATTGATCTTGAAGAGCTTACAAAGTCATCAACAGTTTTTGGTGGAAGTTTTGGGGCCGGAGTTAGAATAAAAGTTCCTGTGGCACCGATATCATTCAATATCGACTATAGATACGTTATTACTCCTGAAAATGATTATAAGGATGAAACGAATAAATTCTCTACCATCAAAGGTAGTCTGAACTTCTATATCTAG
- a CDS encoding ATP-binding protein, with the protein MSRYQFPHLTDEKEFESLVNDLCKANYGIEFQVYGRKGQEQSGIDGLSFSAEQKQIVFQCKNKKISRDIDKIRNELLKDLEDEVEKVSKESKFFNINKFIFATSVDQDVHLQDKAVILTEQYRFTVIVWSWNEIENLLEKHKDIAKLYYPELYNKCILSDDEIKLKFAEHSVLLLSSMNFYIDEKFIEVPEVGKIINFINKMDCKDRLLVLTGKAGIGKTAILSQIQTNLKQKDIIYLSIKCDQFDLDNKDSLSNFFGVDDILLSIRRLTRKHMVVILIDQLDALSLTLSSNKKVVNIILEFIEQLINISNTKIIVSIREYDLKNDPLFKVLENKNIIITNLLEYDYVNTKLKLFTNNSSKINYTLIELLRTPLHLSIFIELYPNDSNCLSIKTLQDLYSKLWDQKIQD; encoded by the coding sequence ATGAGTAGATATCAATTCCCTCATTTAACTGATGAAAAAGAGTTTGAATCTTTAGTAAATGATTTATGCAAAGCAAATTATGGTATTGAATTTCAAGTATATGGTAGAAAAGGTCAAGAACAAAGTGGAATAGATGGCCTTTCATTCTCTGCAGAACAAAAACAAATAGTATTTCAGTGTAAAAATAAAAAGATTTCTAGAGATATTGATAAAATTCGTAATGAGCTTTTAAAAGATTTAGAAGATGAAGTTGAGAAAGTTAGTAAGGAGTCTAAATTTTTTAATATTAACAAGTTTATCTTTGCTACTTCAGTTGATCAAGATGTACATCTACAAGACAAAGCTGTTATTTTAACAGAACAATACAGATTCACTGTTATAGTATGGAGTTGGAATGAAATAGAGAATTTACTTGAGAAACATAAAGATATAGCAAAGCTGTATTATCCTGAATTATATAATAAATGTATCTTATCTGATGATGAAATTAAACTGAAATTTGCGGAACATTCAGTCTTATTACTTTCTTCAATGAATTTTTATATTGATGAAAAATTTATCGAAGTTCCAGAAGTTGGTAAAATTATTAACTTTATAAATAAAATGGATTGTAAAGATAGATTACTTGTTTTAACTGGAAAAGCTGGGATCGGTAAGACAGCAATATTAAGCCAAATTCAGACGAATCTAAAACAAAAAGATATAATTTATTTAAGTATTAAATGTGATCAATTTGACTTAGATAATAAGGATTCATTATCTAACTTTTTTGGTGTTGATGATATTTTATTATCAATAAGGAGATTGACTAGAAAACATATGGTAGTAATACTTATCGATCAGCTTGATGCCCTCTCATTAACTTTATCATCGAACAAAAAAGTAGTAAATATTATACTAGAGTTTATTGAACAGTTAATAAATATTTCAAATACAAAAATTATTGTTTCTATAAGAGAATATGACTTAAAAAATGATCCATTATTTAAAGTATTAGAAAATAAAAATATAATTATAACAAACCTTTTAGAGTATGATTATGTGAATACTAAACTCAAATTATTCACTAATAATTCTTCTAAAATTAATTATACTCTGATTGAGCTTCTTAGGACTCCATTACACCTTTCCATTTTCATAGAGTTATATCCAAATGATAGCAATTGTCTTTCAATTAAAACTTTACAAGACTTATACTCAAAATTATGGGATCAAAAAATTCAAGATAA
- the radA gene encoding DNA repair protein RadA, with translation MAKVKVNFVCSECGYDTPKWLGKCPVCGKWDTFKEFKESGVSGERLVSDFREPVALSSAGKIISQRVLSGFSEFNRVTGGGIVSGMVMLIGGDPGIGKSTLMLQIADSLIVKFSKIVYICGEENPDQIGMRAFRLGINTDKIILYPDTELSSFVKWIENEGADLIIVDSIQTVYNDKSDSFAGSVNQLKESTSLLTNLAKKKNIPVILVGHVTKDGAIAGPRVLEHMVDTVLYLEGDRYHNFRILRCVKNRFGSTNETGLFEMTEGGIKEVNDPSAYFIDNIGISRNGSAFTVTMEGSRPLIIEIQALVATSSFGTPQRNTVGYDHKKLSKLLAVLEKRGGLFIGNSDVFINVTGGIKVDDPGVDLAVCAALVSSFTNKNLPERMAFIGEVGLAGEIRSVSYIEKRVGEAIKLGIEKVVTSGLKERSDVYNITNIYELLDRIN, from the coding sequence ATGGCTAAAGTAAAAGTGAACTTTGTCTGCTCTGAATGTGGATATGATACTCCCAAGTGGCTAGGGAAATGTCCTGTTTGTGGAAAATGGGATACTTTCAAGGAGTTTAAAGAATCAGGTGTTTCAGGTGAGAGATTAGTAAGTGATTTTCGAGAGCCAGTCGCTTTAAGTTCTGCAGGTAAAATTATTTCCCAAAGAGTTCTATCTGGTTTTTCCGAGTTTAACAGGGTGACAGGTGGTGGAATTGTGTCTGGAATGGTTATGCTAATTGGCGGTGATCCTGGTATTGGAAAATCTACGCTAATGCTTCAAATTGCAGACTCACTTATAGTGAAATTTTCTAAAATTGTTTATATATGTGGAGAAGAGAATCCTGACCAGATTGGTATGAGGGCTTTTCGTCTTGGAATAAACACCGATAAGATTATTCTTTATCCTGATACGGAGCTAAGTAGTTTCGTAAAATGGATAGAAAATGAAGGTGCAGATTTAATTATTGTTGACTCTATTCAAACTGTTTATAATGATAAATCAGATAGTTTTGCTGGTTCAGTTAATCAGTTAAAAGAATCTACTTCACTTTTAACAAATTTAGCAAAAAAGAAAAATATACCTGTTATCTTAGTTGGTCATGTAACTAAAGATGGTGCTATAGCCGGTCCTCGTGTGTTAGAGCATATGGTGGATACTGTGTTATATCTTGAAGGAGACAGATATCATAATTTTAGGATATTGCGTTGTGTAAAAAATAGATTTGGTTCAACAAATGAAACAGGTTTGTTTGAAATGACGGAAGGAGGAATAAAAGAGGTAAACGATCCTTCAGCTTATTTCATAGACAATATTGGTATTTCAAGAAATGGGTCTGCTTTTACGGTAACAATGGAGGGCTCCAGACCATTAATTATTGAAATTCAAGCATTAGTTGCCACATCGTCCTTTGGTACACCTCAAAGGAATACTGTTGGTTACGATCATAAAAAATTATCTAAGCTATTGGCTGTATTGGAAAAAAGAGGCGGATTGTTTATTGGTAACAGTGATGTGTTTATAAACGTTACCGGTGGTATAAAAGTAGATGATCCTGGCGTAGACCTTGCCGTATGTGCAGCTTTAGTTTCCTCATTTACAAATAAGAATCTACCTGAACGGATGGCTTTTATTGGTGAAGTTGGTTTAGCTGGTGAGATTAGATCTGTATCCTATATTGAAAAGAGGGTAGGAGAAGCCATAAAACTTGGAATTGAAAAAGTTGTAACCTCTGGATTGAAAGAAAGATCTGATGTTTACAATATTACTAACATATATGAACTTTTAGATAGAATTAATTAG
- the lnt gene encoding apolipoprotein N-acyltransferase has protein sequence MEKIYLILSAILYGTLFPPHNFYFVSFIVFIPVIIFLLKNESIYSSIKWGVIYGVLASIISINWIYENRGADLLTRLLSGSGLFLIVGVQYSIFFVMTTISKKIFKNILFIIPIFWMIAEEFLFYDQFSFPWVVPSLIVSGFDLFIQVGDVVGSVGISGLIFLGNILILQIFFSIKNNKKIVLSLMSVSLFFLVVIGYGYVKIDGLNFQSDTTKLALVNPSIAVEDKWNDSLKPKLIERQKFLTDSISKFNPDLIVWGETNFPGYLKSKHEDVKWFRDFSKERKIPLAIGTLGYQLKEEGYDKFNSIIYFDENGKTTQYNKIMLVPFGEFFPYSDYFPFLKDISLGQANFDRGTKYVDFQLENSKICVNICYEALFPHFIRDLSLDSDFIINVSNDAWYEGSNEIYQHNVFNKFRAIENRKPVVRIGNRALTGYYDCYGNYTKVMGIYENGATTIDLKRCSDGSIFSKISPIIRSTLLMLGFLIILISIVKIIMNRFSSNIKGV, from the coding sequence ATGGAGAAGATATATCTGATTTTATCAGCAATACTGTATGGAACTTTGTTTCCTCCACATAACTTTTACTTTGTTTCGTTTATTGTCTTTATTCCTGTGATAATATTTTTATTAAAAAATGAAAGCATATATTCCTCAATTAAATGGGGAGTTATATACGGAGTATTAGCTTCAATTATCTCTATAAATTGGATTTACGAAAATAGAGGTGCAGATCTTTTGACAAGATTATTGTCTGGATCTGGTTTGTTTTTAATAGTTGGAGTTCAATATTCGATTTTCTTTGTAATGACAACTATATCAAAAAAGATTTTCAAAAATATTTTATTTATAATCCCAATTTTCTGGATGATAGCTGAAGAGTTCCTATTTTATGATCAATTCTCCTTTCCATGGGTAGTACCATCATTGATAGTCTCTGGATTCGATTTGTTTATACAGGTCGGTGATGTTGTGGGTTCAGTTGGTATTTCAGGTTTGATCTTTCTTGGAAACATTCTGATATTGCAAATATTCTTTAGCATAAAAAATAATAAAAAGATTGTTTTAAGTTTAATGAGTGTTTCTCTTTTCTTCCTTGTTGTTATTGGTTATGGATATGTAAAAATAGATGGATTAAATTTTCAGTCTGATACAACAAAGCTTGCCCTCGTAAATCCATCGATTGCAGTAGAAGACAAGTGGAATGATTCGTTAAAGCCAAAACTGATTGAAAGACAGAAATTTTTAACTGATTCTATTTCAAAATTTAACCCGGATTTAATAGTTTGGGGTGAAACAAATTTTCCTGGTTACCTCAAGAGTAAGCACGAGGATGTTAAGTGGTTTAGAGATTTTTCAAAAGAGAGAAAAATTCCATTAGCTATTGGAACTTTGGGATATCAGTTAAAAGAAGAAGGTTACGACAAATTTAATTCAATAATCTATTTCGACGAAAATGGAAAAACAACACAATACAATAAGATTATGCTTGTTCCATTTGGCGAGTTTTTTCCTTATTCAGATTACTTTCCTTTTTTGAAAGATATTTCTTTAGGTCAAGCAAATTTTGACAGAGGTACAAAGTATGTTGATTTTCAGCTGGAAAATTCAAAAATCTGTGTAAACATTTGTTATGAAGCCTTGTTTCCTCATTTTATCAGAGATCTTAGTTTAGATTCAGACTTTATCATTAATGTCTCAAATGATGCTTGGTATGAAGGTTCAAATGAGATTTATCAACATAATGTTTTTAATAAATTCAGAGCTATAGAGAATAGAAAACCTGTTGTCAGAATAGGAAATAGAGCTTTGACTGGATATTATGATTGTTATGGAAATTATACTAAAGTTATGGGTATTTATGAAAATGGAGCCACTACAATTGATTTGAAGAGATGTAGTGATGGTTCAATTTTTTCTAAAATATCACCAATTATAAGATCGACATTATTGATGTTGGGATTTTTAATAATATTGATTAGTATCGTAAAAATAATAATGAATAGATTTTCTTCAAATATAAAGGGAGTTTGA
- a CDS encoding bacteriohemerythrin → MKIEWSSDFKLGHELIDMHHERLINLYNYLLDRIDFSDVYSKAVNELIDYADYHFKEEEKLMIENDYVEFKDHKILHDAFLKDLKENIVKADKNNIDEILIFLRAWIINHVLHVDRKLAIFLRSSNQSGRKTYII, encoded by the coding sequence ATGAAGATTGAATGGAGTTCTGATTTTAAATTAGGACATGAGTTAATCGATATGCACCACGAAAGGTTAATAAATTTGTACAATTACCTTTTAGATAGAATAGACTTTTCGGACGTTTACAGTAAAGCAGTTAATGAATTAATAGATTATGCTGACTATCATTTTAAGGAAGAGGAAAAGCTCATGATAGAAAATGATTATGTAGAATTTAAAGATCATAAAATTTTACATGATGCCTTTCTAAAAGATCTTAAAGAGAACATTGTCAAAGCAGATAAAAACAATATTGATGAAATACTAATTTTTTTAAGAGCTTGGATAATAAATCATGTTTTGCATGTTGACAGGAAACTTGCTATCTTTTTAAGATCAAGTAATCAGTCAGGAAGAAAAACGTATATTATCTAG
- a CDS encoding lipoate--protein ligase family protein produces the protein MSEILFIDSGVNTGRFNMACDYHFARNGLNAPIFRVYRWKPYCISLGYHQKIEEIDREKLTESGIDIVRRETGGRAVYHADELTYSMIIPQNSEFYSDSIMEVYNRISTALVDGLKRSGVEMAELERGEAPDFKGLYKEKLSSICFSSTSTFEVVAGGKKLVGSAQKRMKGAVLQHGSMLVGNRHLDLIDYLNISDKLKSRFKEQVGYKTTTVENLLNIREDQFNEFYVKLTDNLKLAIKEIFGVPVIDYYLTESDRDSIKNSEQYFVE, from the coding sequence ATGAGTGAGATATTATTTATAGATTCAGGTGTAAACACCGGTAGATTTAATATGGCATGTGATTATCATTTTGCAAGAAATGGTTTAAATGCTCCGATTTTTCGAGTTTATAGATGGAAGCCATATTGTATAAGCTTGGGTTATCATCAGAAAATTGAAGAGATTGACAGAGAAAAATTAACAGAGTCTGGAATTGATATTGTCAGAAGAGAAACTGGTGGTAGAGCTGTTTATCATGCTGATGAACTAACATACTCTATGATTATACCCCAAAATTCTGAATTTTACTCAGATTCTATTATGGAAGTTTACAACAGAATAAGTACAGCCCTTGTAGATGGACTGAAGAGAAGTGGTGTGGAGATGGCTGAGCTTGAAAGGGGAGAGGCTCCTGACTTTAAGGGACTTTATAAAGAAAAATTATCGTCAATTTGCTTTTCATCTACCTCAACTTTTGAAGTTGTTGCTGGAGGTAAAAAACTTGTAGGTTCTGCACAAAAAAGGATGAAGGGAGCTGTACTTCAGCACGGATCAATGCTTGTTGGAAATAGACACCTTGACTTGATTGATTATTTAAATATATCTGACAAATTGAAATCTAGATTTAAAGAGCAAGTTGGATATAAAACAACAACTGTGGAGAACCTTTTAAATATCAGGGAAGATCAGTTTAATGAATTTTATGTAAAGTTAACCGATAATTTAAAACTGGCAATTAAAGAAATATTTGGAGTTCCTGTTATTGATTACTATCTTACAGAGTCCGACAGGGACAGTATCAAAAATAGTGAACAATACTTTGTGGAGTAG
- a CDS encoding Rpn family recombination-promoting nuclease/putative transposase, with translation MCRINPKIDIAFKKLFGSEENKDILKSFINSVLPAHEQVKNLELKNPYNLATYISGKSGILDVKAQAENGVWFDVEMQIGEQLFFGKRIKYYLDKMYVDQLDISENYSSLKKVVGIAILDFDYFPDDRYKRGITYKDIDTDERYENFNLSDIYFIELKKFGKDLKHLTDTLDRWITFLNKAHEYNKNNIPEELSVDIDVKKAIDKLEIMYLDDDEKLIYENERKIKLDKFEEIRTAEVKGRAEGLEEGEKLGLVKGEKLGLEKGKTEGEKLAKIEIAKNCLEKNMDIETISVLTGLSVEEIRKL, from the coding sequence ATGTGCAGAATAAATCCTAAAATAGACATTGCATTTAAGAAGCTTTTCGGCAGTGAAGAAAATAAAGATATCCTTAAAAGTTTTATCAATTCAGTTCTGCCTGCTCATGAACAAGTTAAAAACCTTGAACTTAAGAACCCCTATAATTTAGCAACATATATTTCTGGTAAAAGTGGTATTCTAGACGTAAAAGCACAGGCTGAAAATGGTGTTTGGTTTGATGTAGAAATGCAGATTGGAGAACAGCTTTTTTTTGGTAAAAGAATAAAATATTACCTGGATAAAATGTATGTTGATCAATTGGATATTAGTGAAAACTACTCCTCTTTGAAAAAGGTAGTTGGAATTGCAATTCTTGATTTTGATTATTTTCCTGATGATAGATATAAAAGAGGGATAACTTATAAAGATATAGATACAGACGAGAGATATGAAAACTTCAATCTAAGTGATATTTATTTTATAGAGTTAAAGAAATTTGGAAAAGATTTAAAGCACCTTACAGATACTTTGGATAGATGGATTACTTTTTTAAATAAAGCTCATGAATATAATAAGAACAATATTCCAGAAGAACTTTCTGTTGATATTGATGTAAAGAAAGCTATCGATAAATTGGAGATAATGTATCTTGATGATGATGAAAAATTAATTTATGAAAATGAGCGTAAGATTAAGCTTGATAAATTTGAAGAGATTAGAACAGCTGAGGTTAAGGGTAGAGCTGAAGGATTGGAAGAAGGCGAAAAGCTTGGGTTAGTTAAAGGTGAAAAGCTAGGACTAGAAAAAGGGAAAACTGAAGGCGAGAAACTAGCGAAGATCGAAATTGCAAAAAACTGTTTAGAAAAAAATATGGATATTGAAACAATTTCGGTATTAACAGGTTTATCTGTTGAAGAAATAAGAAAATTGTAA